In the Drosophila willistoni isolate 14030-0811.24 chromosome 3R, UCI_dwil_1.1, whole genome shotgun sequence genome, CAGCTgcttgtgtgtctgtgtgagtgGGTGAGCCAGAGGCGGAGCCAACTGACTAGCCAGGCCTGAAGgtgttttctctctctctctctcgctctctggTAGTGTTAACTGCctttttttgctgctttttCCAACATGGACGCTTTGTTGGCCGTTTGGGGTCTCGCTCTCAAAACTGGTTTTTCATTCTGCTTTTTATACTCAATTTAATTCTTGTACAGAAAATCTACAATCTAATCAAGTAATTTAAGTTTtaagcaaacaacaaaagttAACAAAAGCGTAGGAAAACTTAAccaaatataaaatatgttCAAATTCTCAAATGTGGCCCATTAGATATGTTTCTTGAAATATCCTTAGACGCTCCGCTAGTTGTGTGCCCTGCGTTTGATGAAGTTTTAATGTACAATCATTTTTCTGCAACTTTTTCCATTGCTTTTCCGTTGTCTCCAGTTCGTCTTTGATAGTTTTGCCATTCTGTGCCAATTCGGTGAAGTAAACTCCCAAAGACTTCTTAAGATGTTGTTGCATCTGTTGGCCAATCGAACTGGCCGTTTGCTGGACCCTTCCGCGCAGACGTTTTTGTAAAAATCTCACATACTGAGATTTAAAACTGCACTCTTGTGCCAATCTTGACCAGCTGAGATTCTCATAGAAATAAATTGAGGAGACAACAGTGCCCAGGCCAAGGATAGATCGCCAGCCAAGAGTATAATATAGTATGCTGCCAAATACAAGAGTGGCCCCCATTGATGCATTATCAGATATTAACAAAACCTGCCTTTTCAGGCCATTGGTGGTTGCCTGGGTCATTGGCGGAGGCATAAGGATTTTACCTTGAATACGCTGCCAAATGGCAGAAATGCCCCACGAGAAGCGAAACTCAAGATCAGGCTGAAAATCGGATGACAGCCCTTGAAAATCCACAAAGTAGTTCACCTGGAATGGTGGTGGAGGAGAAGAAGAAACTTGTGCTTCTACCAACATTTCACTTTCCAGCTGGCTCACTTTCCGTTGCAGTCGAGCCGAAAGTTGCTCTAGTACTTGGCTCATCATCATTTGCTCCAAATGGTTACCAAGTGAGCTTTGGTAATGCCTCAGCTGGCGCATATCTTGGTGGtgctgttggtggtggtggtgttggcTTGAGTTTGGGAATGGCATGCGAAAGTCTTGCACCCAAGTGGTTAGCCGAGAGATCTGCTCGTTTAGCACCTGTACACCAAGTTGTTGCGCCGCTTCGGTTAGCTGTTCCACTTTCGAGTTGAGTTCTTGCTGCCGTTGCATGATTTGCAATTCCCGGCACTTTAAACTGGCTGCCAAAAGGGTTTTCCTTAGGAAACTTTCCATAGTTAATTCAGTTAGGTCCGACTGCAGattcattaaaata is a window encoding:
- the LOC124460292 gene encoding transmembrane GTPase fzo, whose translation is MQETSVDCTNLADFVKAKSELRNLFQDLGKHADNITGMLQENFKFYDSDKKEQILDHLKSYSRRIESIASVLARKCLKVVFFGRTSNGKSAVINAMLQQRILPSAMGHTTSCFCRVAATEESMSYVCLDGNSERWEIQCLNQFANAHSKQCLDARALLHVNLPKTGNCGYLLQNDVVLIDTPGVDVTAQLDDCIDRYCLDADVFVLVLNAESTLSRVEQQFFTDVGQKLSKPNLFILNNRWDVASSQEPEIEQLVREQHTERCLELLGVGIGGEGRGVGEAMQRIFYVSALEALQIRLGVKKSLSQDTELRFEEFQQFEKEFANCITAKSAMRTKFANHCLSAQEMLEELDIILMNLQSDLTELTMESFLRKTLLAASLKCRELQIMQRQQELNSKVEQLTEAAQQLGVQVLNEQISRLTTWVQDFRMPFPNSSQHHHHQQHHQDMRQLRHYQSSLGNHLEQMMMSQVLEQLSARLQRKVSQLESEMLVEAQVSSSPPPPFQVNYFVDFQGLSSDFQPDLEFRFSWGISAIWQRIQGKILMPPPMTQATTNGLKRQVLLISDNASMGATLVFGSILYYTLGWRSILGLGTVVSSIYFYENLSWSRLAQECSFKSQYVRFLQKRLRGRVQQTASSIGQQMQQHLKKSLGVYFTELAQNGKTIKDELETTEKQWKKLQKNDCTLKLHQTQGTQLAERLRIFQETYLMGHI